From a single Brassica oleracea var. oleracea cultivar TO1000 chromosome C5, BOL, whole genome shotgun sequence genomic region:
- the LOC106294489 gene encoding SART-1 family protein DOT2 isoform X1, whose protein sequence is MSHLNIDMKKNSMRKNKKLVINIAAVKKEGLASRFETDQDLGSSIKNEKKRFESSERQRDVFDQRIRFKANEEIDDHGSHDRSRVRDGVMREVDVGTGLSGALKLLREQGTFKEKSSSKHHLGVRDNHGKDDRFKDAFKDIRIDRVDEFGRILTEKEAFKKLCHGFHGKRKQEKRMRKHEDSSKNILESSDRAVERMRQGNNINASHVKTSPYRDDFFIFHEGLAM, encoded by the exons ATGTCTCATCTCAATATTGATATGAAGAAGAATTCGATGAGGAAGAATAAGAAACTGGTTATTAATATTGCTGCTGTAAAGAAAGAAGGTCTCGCTTCAAGATTTGAAACTGATCAGGATCTTGGTTCTTCAATAAAGAATGAGAAAAAGAGGTTTGAATCATCGGAGAGACAAAGAGATGTGTTTGATCAAAGGATTCGTTTCAAAGCTAATGAAGAGATTGATGATCATGGTTCCCATGATCGTTCTAGGGTTAGAGACGGAGTGATGCGTGAGGTCGACGTCGGTACAGGATTATCTGGGGCGTTAAAGCTTCTCAGAGAGCAAGGAACTTTCAAGGAGAAAAGCAGCAGCAAGCATCATCTAGGTGTTAGAGACAATCATGGTAAAGATGACAGATTCAAAGATGCGTTTAAGGATATTAGGATTGATAGGGTGGATGAATTTGGCAGGATATTGACTGAAAAAGAAGCGTTTAAGAAACTTTGTCATGGGTTCCATGGGAAGAGGAAGCAAGAGAAACGGATGAGGAAACATGAAGACAGCTCAAAAAATATATTGGAGTCTTCAGATAGAGCTGTGGAAAGAATGAGACAG GGAAATAACATCAATGCATCCCACGTCAAAACGAGCCCATATAGAGACGATTTCTTCATCTTCCATGAGGGCCTAGCTATGTAG
- the LOC106294489 gene encoding SART-1 family protein DOT2 isoform X2 codes for MSHLNIDMKKNSMRKNKKLVINIAAVKKEGLASRFETDQDLGSSIKNEKKRFESSERQRDVFDQRIRFKANEEIDDHGSHDRSRVRDGVMREVDVGTGLSGALKLLREQGTFKEKSSSKHHLGVRDNHGKDDRFKDAFKDIRIDRVDEFGRILTEKEAFKKLCHGFHGKRKQEKRMRKHEDSSKNILESSDRAVERMRQVHAELKSPYVVL; via the coding sequence ATGTCTCATCTCAATATTGATATGAAGAAGAATTCGATGAGGAAGAATAAGAAACTGGTTATTAATATTGCTGCTGTAAAGAAAGAAGGTCTCGCTTCAAGATTTGAAACTGATCAGGATCTTGGTTCTTCAATAAAGAATGAGAAAAAGAGGTTTGAATCATCGGAGAGACAAAGAGATGTGTTTGATCAAAGGATTCGTTTCAAAGCTAATGAAGAGATTGATGATCATGGTTCCCATGATCGTTCTAGGGTTAGAGACGGAGTGATGCGTGAGGTCGACGTCGGTACAGGATTATCTGGGGCGTTAAAGCTTCTCAGAGAGCAAGGAACTTTCAAGGAGAAAAGCAGCAGCAAGCATCATCTAGGTGTTAGAGACAATCATGGTAAAGATGACAGATTCAAAGATGCGTTTAAGGATATTAGGATTGATAGGGTGGATGAATTTGGCAGGATATTGACTGAAAAAGAAGCGTTTAAGAAACTTTGTCATGGGTTCCATGGGAAGAGGAAGCAAGAGAAACGGATGAGGAAACATGAAGACAGCTCAAAAAATATATTGGAGTCTTCAGATAGAGCTGTGGAAAGAATGAGACAGGTTCATGCCGAGTTGAAGAGTCCTTACGTTGTTCTTTAG